The region CTGGGGTAGATATCATTACGCCAAACCCGAAAACCTCAGGTGGCGCGCGCTGGAACTATCTGGCAGCTTGGGCATGGGCAAAACACCAACCAGGTGGTAATGATACCAAGGCACAAGACTTTGTCCGTCAGATCTACAAACAAACCAAAGTACTGGATTCTGGTGCACGTGGTTCTACAACAACCTTTACTGAACGTGGCATTGGTGATGTACTGCTGGCTTGGGAAAATGAAGCGCATCTCGCCATTCGTGAACAACCCGGTAAATTTGAGATCATCACGCCTTCTCTGTCTATTCTGGCTGAACCACCCGTGGCAATTGTAGAAAAGAATGCCAAGAAAGATGGTAATGAAAATCTGGCTAAAGCCTACCTGAACTATCTGTACTCACCTGCCGGTCAGACTGTGGCAGCGAAGAATTTCTACCGTCCTCGTAATGCAGCAGTGTTAAAGCAATACAGTCATGTATTTAAATCACTAAAACTGGTCACGATTGATAAAGAATTTGGTGGCTGGAGCAAAGTTCAGAAACAACACTTTGACAATGGGGGCATCTTTGATCAGATCGTAAAAG is a window of Acinetobacter sp. ASP199 DNA encoding:
- a CDS encoding sulfate ABC transporter substrate-binding protein, translating into MNIHKLKIGVLAALLSATAFSVSAKDFLNVSYDPTRELYDNFNKEFSAYWKKSTGQDINFKQSHGGSGKQARAVIDGLDADVVTLALAADIDEIAKRGLLPTDWQKKFPQNSTPYTSTIVFLVKKGNPKGIKDWGDLVKPGVDIITPNPKTSGGARWNYLAAWAWAKHQPGGNDTKAQDFVRQIYKQTKVLDSGARGSTTTFTERGIGDVLLAWENEAHLAIREQPGKFEIITPSLSILAEPPVAIVEKNAKKDGNENLAKAYLNYLYSPAGQTVAAKNFYRPRNAAVLKQYSHVFKSLKLVTIDKEFGGWSKVQKQHFDNGGIFDQIVKANNTK